TCGAACAGCTTCTCGCCGGGGCGCAGGCCGGTGATCTGGATCTCGATATCGCCCTCGGGGTTGATACCGTCCTTGAGCATCAGGCCGGACAGTTCCACCATGCGCTGGGCCAGCTCCAGGATGCGCACCGGCTCGCCCATATCCAGTACGAAAACATCCCCCCCCTGTCCCATGGCGCCGGCCTGAATCACCAGCTGGGCGGCCTCGGGGATGGTCATGAAATAGCGGGTGATGTCCGGATGGGTCAGGGTGATGGGGCCGCCCTGACGGATCTGCTCGCGGAAGCGGGGCACCACCGAGCCGGATGAATCCAGCACGTTGCCAAAGCGCACCATGCAGAAGCGGGTGGCGCTGTCCTGCTGGCTGAGGGCCTGGAGTACCAACTCGGCCAGGCGCTTGCTTGCCCCCATGACGTTGCTTGGGCGCACCGCCTTGTCGGTGCTGATCAGCACAAAATCGGTCACCGCCGCCTCCATTGCCGCCTGGGCGGTGCGCCAGGTGCCAAGGACGTTGTTCTCCACCCCTTCCACCGGATTGTGCTCCACCAGGGGCACATGCTTGTAGGCGGCGGCGTGATAGAGGGTATCCGGCCGCCAGCTGTTGAGGATCTGGCGCATGCGCCCCAGGTCACAGACCGAGGCCAGCAGGGGCAGCAGGCGCGCCTCCTGGTCGGGATGGGTGCGCAGCAATGCCTGATGGATCTGATACAGGGCAAACTCGCTCTGCTCCACCAACAGCAGGCGCTGCGGGCCGAGCTTGAGGATCTGCCGACACAGCTCGGCGCCGATGGAGCCGCCGGCCCCGGTGACCATCACCACCTTGTCGCGCACATTCCAGTTGAGCAGCTCCGGGTCCGGGGCCACCGGCTCGCGGCCGAGCAGATCATCGGCATCCAGCTCGCGCAGGTCGGACACGCTCACCCTCCCCTGCACCAGCTCGGTCACGCTGGGCAATGTGCGTACCGCCAGGGGCAGGTGACGGATGCGGGCAAGGATCTGGTTGCGCCGGTGCCGCCCCACCGAGGGCAGGGCCAGCAGCAGATCACTGACGCCTTGCCGCTCGATCAGTTCGGGCAGTTGCTCCGGGGCGTGGATTGGCAGGGCGTTGAGTACATGGCCCTGCAGCTGGGGGTCGTCATCCAGAAAGCCCACCACGCGCATCTCGTGGCTGTTGTTCAGGGCCGTGGCCAGCTGGCGGCCGGACAGACCGGCGCCATAGATCAGCACCCTGGGCCGGGACGCCTGGCGCAGCTGGTTCTGATACAGGCCGCCCAGCCAGAAGCGCGCCAGGATGCGCGAGCCGCCTATGGCCAGCAGCAGCAGCATGGGCTGCAGCACGCCTATAGTGCGGGGCACCCCCTCCACGCCGATGGCGGTGAACACGGCCATGTAGATCAGGCCATAGACGACCACCCCCCAGGCCACCGTAATCAGCGCCGGCCAGCCGGAATAGCGGAAGATGGCACGGTAAAAGCCCCGCGTGATGAAGATGGGCAGGGCGATGAGCAGCGCCACCGACAGCGCCAGCTCGGGCCGCCAGTAGCTATCCCCGCGCAGGGGCAGCCAGGTGTCCAGGCGCAGATAAAAGGCCAGCCAGACGCTGAGCACAATCAGACTGACATCCACCAGCAGGGCGAACAGGCGCTTGCCCATGCGCGGCATGGCCAGAACCGATTGGGTAAAGCGTTGTAACGGCATGGGCTGTGTCTAATATCTTGTCATTTAAGGCAGGGCAGAAGAGCATAGGGCGGCCCGTGGCCGCCGCGCCCTGGCCATTCGCGTTGGCCAGGTCACCCCATCATCCTATATTCCTCAGTTAAGCCACAGAGACACAGACGACTCCAGGGCCACCGATGATCCAGTCATCGGTTTGGCATGACCTACCTCCCTGTAGGCCCGACGGAGGAGGTAGAGCGAAGCCTGGAGCCAGAGCCGAGATCACAGAGTTGTTTCAAAGAGCTACATATTAGACCAGGCTCACCTAAAAGGTGATGAGCGTTCGCTTTCCAACACATTGATTTTTCTCTGTGTACTCTGTGGCTCTGTGGCCAAATGCTCTTTTTAGGATCATAACAGCCGATCACCGCCACCCCGCCCCAGCAGGGTCAGCAGGATGTAGCGGAAATAGGCGGCCAGGTCCAGGTCTGCCAGCATGCGGGCATCGGTCTGGGCCAGCAGTCGCGGGCTGGACATGTCGATGCTGTTGAGCTGGGCCAGTCCGGTGATACCGGGCCTGGCGGCGAACACCCCCAGCTCGGCGCGCTCGTGGATCAGCTCCTCCTGGTTGAACAGGCAGGGCCTGGGGCCGACCAGGCTCATCTCGCCTTTGAGCACGTTCCACAGCTGGGGCAGCTCATCCAGCTTGGTGCGGCGCAAGAAGCGGCCATAGGCGGTCACCGCCGAGGCATCGGCCAGATGGGTGGCCACCCAGGCGGTGTCCGGCCGCATGGTGCGGAACTTGACCATGACAAAGGGCCGCTGCCAGCGCCCCACCCGCTGTTGCAGAAACAGGGGCGAGCCGGTATCCCACAGGCCGATCAGGGCCAGCAGCAACAGCAGGGGCAGGCCCAACACCAGGCCCAGCAGGGCAAACAACAGATCAAACAATCGAATCAATTGGCAAAGGTCCGTGAAAAAACCGTAATAGTCCGTAACTAAACGCAACGTGTTGGGCAAAGCAAAGCCTGGCCAACAAATCACCTGGGAGCTTCGAGCAGCCAGGCAGCCCTGCGCTAGTTTGCGCCCTTCGCGTTCCGGCCTGGGCAGATTATCCATCCCCCACCCCAAGCA
This is a stretch of genomic DNA from gamma proteobacterium SS-5. It encodes these proteins:
- a CDS encoding polysaccharide biosynthesis protein → MPLQRFTQSVLAMPRMGKRLFALLVDVSLIVLSVWLAFYLRLDTWLPLRGDSYWRPELALSVALLIALPIFITRGFYRAIFRYSGWPALITVAWGVVVYGLIYMAVFTAIGVEGVPRTIGVLQPMLLLLAIGGSRILARFWLGGLYQNQLRQASRPRVLIYGAGLSGRQLATALNNSHEMRVVGFLDDDPQLQGHVLNALPIHAPEQLPELIERQGVSDLLLALPSVGRHRRNQILARIRHLPLAVRTLPSVTELVQGRVSVSDLRELDADDLLGREPVAPDPELLNWNVRDKVVMVTGAGGSIGAELCRQILKLGPQRLLLVEQSEFALYQIHQALLRTHPDQEARLLPLLASVCDLGRMRQILNSWRPDTLYHAAAYKHVPLVEHNPVEGVENNVLGTWRTAQAAMEAAVTDFVLISTDKAVRPSNVMGASKRLAELVLQALSQQDSATRFCMVRFGNVLDSSGSVVPRFREQIRQGGPITLTHPDITRYFMTIPEAAQLVIQAGAMGQGGDVFVLDMGEPVRILELAQRMVELSGLMLKDGINPEGDIEIQITGLRPGEKLFEELLIGNDPQPTAHPRILRAREDSLPWDQLESGLQQLQQALKANDAAATRALLLSLVSGYRPSGGIVDWVCMQTGPVTAEARTGAQKGAGLENEA
- a CDS encoding sugar transferase gives rise to the protein MIRLFDLLFALLGLVLGLPLLLLLALIGLWDTGSPLFLQQRVGRWQRPFVMVKFRTMRPDTAWVATHLADASAVTAYGRFLRRTKLDELPQLWNVLKGEMSLVGPRPCLFNQEELIHERAELGVFAARPGITGLAQLNSIDMSSPRLLAQTDARMLADLDLAAYFRYILLTLLGRGGGDRLL